A region from the Pelobates fuscus isolate aPelFus1 chromosome 1, aPelFus1.pri, whole genome shotgun sequence genome encodes:
- the ZNF740 gene encoding zinc finger protein 740: MNDRGEKRKDRNLWPSPSLHRTLMSDKRMAHVHSNTQRRLLGCSPISGLGLLQTAASKKLEMLSARLSRSLQNQEPEEEDIEDDDDDSDDDDDDEVEEVGDVGISQSPSCNTLSQQKEIEKVSLLSQASKSHKKAVLPLENDSFSLGIPKNFICEHCFGAFRSSYHLKRHLYIHTGERPYECDMCDMKFIQKYHLDRHKRVHSGEKPYQCERCQQAFSRTDRLLRHKRMCQGCHSKIVKTEYVA, encoded by the exons ATGAATGATCGTGGCGAGAAGCGGAAGGACAGAAACTTGTGGCCTTCTCCCTCCCTGCATAGGACATTGATGAGTGACAAAAGAATGGCTCATGTACACAGCAACACA CAGCGCCGTCTCCTTGGCTGCAGTCCTATTTCTGGGTTAGGACTTCTGCAGACTGCAGCAAGCAAAAAGCTGGAGATGTTAAGTGCTCGCCTTTCCCGTAGTTTGCAAAATCAAGAACCAGAGGAGGAAGATATtgaagatgatgatgatgacagTGACGACGATGATGACGATGAAGTAGAAGAAGTAGGGGATGTGGGGATATCCCAAAGTCCGAGTTGCAACACTTTG AGTCAACAGAAAGAAATAGAGAAAGTTTCCTTGCTCTCCCAGGCCAGTAAAAGCCATAAAAAG GCTGTCCTTCCATTGGAGAACGATTCATTTTCTCTTGGCATACCCAAGAATTTTATATGTGAACATTGTTTTGGGGCCTTCAGGAGTAGCTATCACCTCAAGAGGCATTTGTATATCCACACAG GAGAAAGACCATACGagtgtgacatgtgtgacatgaagTTTATCCAAAAGTATCACTTGGACAGACACAAACGGGTCCACAGTGGGGAAAAACCTTACCAGTGTGAACGATGCCAGCAG gccTTTTCACGGACTGACAGACTTCTGAGGCATAAACGAATGTGCCAAGGTTGCCACTCCAAAATTGTGAAGACAGAATATGTGGCGTGA